A region from the Candidatus Gracilibacteria bacterium genome encodes:
- the nrdR gene encoding transcriptional regulator NrdR gives MLCPKCKKAETRVIDSRDTNEGREVRRRRECEKCGFRFTTFEQIETSNFIVIKKDGSREPYQRQKIESGVWKSCEKRPVTEAQVEALLNNLEDGWSSLGKEIPSKLIGEHLMEALKTLDEVAYIRFASVYRQFKDVESFKAELSKLLD, from the coding sequence ATGCTCTGCCCCAAATGCAAAAAAGCCGAGACGCGCGTGATCGATTCCCGCGACACCAATGAAGGCCGCGAGGTTCGCCGCCGCCGCGAATGTGAAAAATGCGGGTTCCGATTCACCACGTTTGAACAAATCGAGACCTCCAATTTTATCGTGATCAAAAAAGACGGATCTCGTGAGCCATACCAACGCCAAAAAATCGAATCCGGCGTCTGGAAATCGTGCGAAAAACGCCCGGTGACCGAAGCCCAAGTGGAAGCGTTGCTCAACAATCTCGAAGACGGCTGGAGTTCGCTGGGCAAAGAAATCCCGTCAAAACTCATTGGCGAACACCTGATGGAAGCGCTTAAAACCCTCGATGAAGTGGCGTACATCCGATTCGCGTCCGTGTACCGACAATTCAAAGATGTGGAGTCATTCAAAGCGGAATTATCAAAATTATTGGATTAA
- a CDS encoding L,D-transpeptidase family protein, translated as MNKRNWHFLAILSLTIGLAVGEMNLRSSDSNQGSVSATKFSHNFETDSFSFSDSYKLGVRRSPYRFTTLNAADADPLALQEDETKTGLKAVCLETDDLQGEAATYTATITEVKMSDAIQPGEEFRVEIYVENTGNVTWFGANSHCPDKTIVNLGTFNEQDRASRFFYRGTDQGWLGTNRIQMIEDSVRPGETAIFAFNSIAPADESIYREYFNLVAEGVSWFVDTEFPMDVRVGTATEDDEYKLQFMKSVSTDTRSVTGDKSIEVDLSEQTMMLKFGDQAVYTLRVSTGKSNTPTPTGNWKILSKQELRIGGESPHYRMPYFQQFTSYGHGLHALPYLASDGGTFWEEALSHIGVPVSHGCIRMLPDDAVVVYNFGEVGTPLNIYR; from the coding sequence ATGAATAAAAGAAATTGGCATTTTCTCGCGATTTTATCCCTCACTATCGGATTAGCTGTGGGTGAGATGAATCTTCGAAGCTCGGATTCCAATCAAGGTTCTGTTTCCGCCACTAAATTTTCTCATAATTTTGAAACGGATTCTTTTAGTTTTAGTGATTCTTATAAATTAGGGGTTCGCCGTTCGCCATATCGATTCACAACCTTGAATGCCGCGGATGCGGATCCGCTGGCGCTCCAAGAAGATGAGACCAAAACCGGGCTCAAGGCCGTTTGTCTTGAAACCGATGACTTGCAAGGCGAAGCCGCCACCTACACGGCAACCATCACGGAAGTAAAAATGTCCGATGCCATTCAACCCGGGGAAGAATTTCGTGTGGAAATTTATGTTGAAAACACGGGAAACGTAACTTGGTTCGGAGCCAATAGCCACTGTCCGGACAAAACCATAGTCAATTTGGGCACCTTCAATGAACAAGATCGCGCCAGCCGCTTTTTTTATCGCGGCACCGACCAAGGATGGCTGGGCACGAATCGCATTCAAATGATCGAAGACTCGGTTCGTCCCGGAGAAACCGCCATCTTTGCGTTCAATTCCATTGCGCCGGCCGATGAATCCATTTATCGCGAATATTTTAACTTGGTGGCGGAAGGCGTGAGTTGGTTCGTTGACACGGAATTTCCGATGGATGTCCGAGTGGGAACCGCCACAGAGGACGATGAATATAAACTTCAATTCATGAAAAGCGTGAGCACGGATACTCGCAGTGTGACCGGAGATAAATCCATTGAAGTGGACCTTTCCGAACAGACCATGATGCTCAAATTCGGGGATCAAGCCGTGTATACTCTCAGGGTTTCAACCGGCAAATCAAACACCCCGACCCCAACCGGCAATTGGAAAATTTTAAGTAAACAAGAATTGCGCATCGGAGGCGAATCCCCTCATTATCGCATGCCGTATTTTCAACAATTCACGTCGTACGGACATGGGTTGCACGCGCTTCCGTACCTGGCAAGCGATGGCGGGACTTTTTGGGAAGAAGCGCTGTCTCATATCGGCGTACCTGTGAGTCACGGGTGTATTCGAATGCTCCCGGATGACGCAGTGGTTGTGTATAACTTTGGGGAAGTGGGAACGCCGTTGAATATATATCGATAA